One Natronolimnobius sp. AArcel1 DNA window includes the following coding sequences:
- a CDS encoding carbohydrate ABC transporter permease, which yields MLSFDREKALAIAVFLIPGLTLFGIFSVGPIAYSAVGSFYSWETFTMGEFVGLDNWIDSLTDPLIVHWSNIQELRYPMGALTHNLLWVVIHVPASTFLGLGLALLFADLRGRRILRAMVFAGFTVPPIVIGLVLLFIYDPQAGIFNELLRVIGQEQWVRNWTQSPQVAIYALIAGGIWVHTGFSMLLYSSSLSAIDPSLIESAKVDGAGPWRRFRDIIWPLVKPVTAVVVIMGIIWVMRMFDIVYAAGGAAGGPNHAYSVLGIEVYRAAFRPDIDYGMAMVVALLQLFIVAPLALYIARMR from the coding sequence ATGCTGTCGTTCGACCGGGAGAAAGCGCTCGCGATAGCGGTGTTTCTGATTCCTGGGCTCACGCTGTTTGGTATCTTCTCTGTCGGGCCGATTGCCTACTCGGCGGTTGGCAGTTTCTACTCGTGGGAGACGTTCACGATGGGCGAGTTCGTCGGGTTGGACAACTGGATTGACTCACTCACTGACCCGCTCATCGTCCACTGGTCGAACATCCAAGAGCTACGGTATCCGATGGGGGCGCTGACGCACAACCTGCTGTGGGTCGTGATTCACGTCCCGGCGAGTACCTTCCTCGGATTGGGTTTAGCACTGCTCTTTGCGGACCTTCGCGGGCGACGAATCCTCCGCGCGATGGTGTTTGCGGGCTTTACCGTCCCGCCAATCGTCATCGGGCTGGTGTTGCTGTTTATCTACGACCCGCAGGCGGGGATCTTCAACGAGTTGCTTCGAGTGATCGGCCAGGAGCAGTGGGTTCGCAACTGGACGCAGTCGCCACAGGTCGCAATCTACGCTCTCATCGCGGGTGGCATCTGGGTCCACACCGGCTTCAGCATGCTGCTGTATAGCTCGTCGCTCTCAGCAATCGATCCCTCCCTGATTGAATCGGCTAAAGTCGACGGAGCCGGCCCGTGGCGGCGATTCCGCGATATCATCTGGCCGCTGGTCAAGCCGGTGACTGCCGTGGTCGTCATCATGGGCATCATCTGGGTGATGCGCATGTTCGACATCGTCTACGCCGCTGGCGGCGCGGCAGGCGGTCCGAATCACGCCTACTCGGTCCTCGGAATCGAGGTGTATCGCGCGGCCTTCCGGCCGGATATCGACTACGGGATGGCGATGGTCGTTGCCCTGTTGCAACTGTTCATCGTTGCCCCGCTCGCGCTGTACATCGCACGAATGAGGTAA
- a CDS encoding DUF1508 domain-containing protein yields the protein MSFTSEINRRLYRLYEHYVGEPDSGKDVYGYWLFILGYAIAAAALITFVIGYAGGVTEETIIRISGTAAATSLAICLFGIGLMLPVRKRGIQASFVGLLVALGGVGWFASVYPHDWRHLGQGLDVEVIVVYTAGVAIIAGVMALVPVLTGQKGMFVEEEGTTDDPPILTGNALEDAQFAVFRDENGDWKWNVLHREALATSDGSAVTRPEAREGIERVKAQISSAGLMELTTSAFRLYEGRDGTWQWTLARDDGSVVGACSGEFAERDGAEESVSFLKDRGPDADVIEIEGAAFTYTEERDRWYWQLVDDDHTVLATSDESHADQAGAEEAARSFAERFEQARVLDIEHLGVELYERDEGWTWRFVDDTDSVVATATATYDARRQAEEAAETLLPDLGSAPVTVAGEPTYERYQSGEEWQWRLIDGAERIVARSPDGHANHAIASEETDKFAEHATDADVVEIDGAEYELYPAGEMSLGDGMTPDDDLPATADTSTATTDGGVTLEHNEDEMEPQTPWQWRLVTEERDIIAASNERHMGTETAKDAIQRMREQAREADLIEFENAAFQVYEADDSEWRWRLIDEDGNVLADSGEEHTSRGEAAEAMMTLKEQAPDAELLEIETAAFELFVNDDDEWGWRLIDEGGKLVAEDPTTHPTRSAARDAMNRLLEHLESDVRTMDDAIFQLSAAEDWHWRFVLPSGQTVAVDDEPHPTRDELTERVPEIKKAAATARGCTIGDVTAQLYENSGWHWRVLDRDREEIADSSVSYDTREDARERVAALTDHAESAPIFTIEDTVVQLEQGGDTEDGWRWNLITADREVVAGSADTEATKDDLYTVVEEVRQLAPMAGRVDFDVASFELVSDEDDRWQWRLLDADGRAVATGTESYESNDRAREALENVRELIDSASILEIDSVSFELHTAEDGWVWQLIDEYGSTMAESTQTYESRTDAREAMNDVKSHAPDGWITFTE from the coding sequence ATGTCATTCACGAGCGAAATTAATCGCCGGCTCTACCGACTGTACGAACACTACGTCGGAGAACCGGATTCGGGGAAGGATGTGTACGGGTACTGGTTGTTTATTTTGGGGTATGCAATTGCCGCCGCGGCGCTGATCACATTTGTTATCGGCTACGCGGGCGGCGTCACTGAGGAGACGATTATCAGAATTTCGGGCACCGCCGCAGCGACAAGCCTGGCGATTTGCCTGTTCGGCATCGGGTTGATGCTGCCGGTTCGAAAACGCGGGATACAGGCGAGTTTCGTCGGTCTTCTCGTAGCACTCGGCGGCGTCGGCTGGTTCGCGTCCGTGTACCCACACGATTGGCGACACCTGGGTCAGGGGCTTGACGTGGAAGTGATCGTTGTCTACACGGCCGGGGTCGCGATTATTGCGGGTGTAATGGCACTTGTTCCCGTCCTTACCGGCCAGAAAGGGATGTTCGTCGAAGAGGAAGGAACGACCGATGACCCACCAATTTTGACGGGGAACGCACTCGAGGACGCCCAGTTTGCGGTGTTCCGAGACGAGAACGGTGACTGGAAGTGGAACGTGCTTCACCGGGAGGCGCTGGCGACGAGCGATGGGAGTGCGGTCACGCGACCGGAAGCGCGCGAAGGAATCGAGCGCGTTAAAGCCCAGATCAGTTCTGCGGGATTGATGGAGTTGACGACCTCGGCGTTCCGGCTATACGAAGGCCGAGATGGGACCTGGCAGTGGACGCTTGCACGCGATGACGGGAGTGTCGTCGGTGCCTGCAGCGGCGAGTTCGCCGAGCGCGATGGTGCAGAAGAGTCCGTGAGCTTCCTGAAAGATCGCGGCCCAGACGCAGACGTCATCGAAATCGAAGGCGCGGCGTTCACCTACACCGAAGAGCGCGACCGCTGGTACTGGCAACTGGTTGATGACGACCACACTGTGTTGGCAACCAGCGACGAGAGCCACGCGGACCAAGCCGGTGCTGAGGAGGCTGCCCGATCGTTCGCCGAACGGTTCGAACAGGCTCGAGTGCTCGATATCGAACACCTCGGCGTCGAACTGTACGAGCGAGATGAGGGATGGACGTGGCGATTTGTCGACGACACCGACAGCGTCGTTGCGACCGCGACAGCGACCTACGATGCTCGCCGTCAGGCTGAGGAAGCCGCTGAAACGCTCCTGCCAGACCTCGGGTCGGCACCCGTAACGGTCGCTGGCGAACCCACGTACGAACGCTATCAATCCGGTGAAGAGTGGCAGTGGCGACTCATCGACGGTGCCGAACGTATCGTTGCCCGCTCGCCGGACGGCCACGCGAACCACGCGATTGCAAGCGAGGAAACCGACAAATTCGCCGAGCACGCAACCGACGCGGATGTCGTCGAAATCGACGGCGCAGAGTACGAACTCTACCCTGCCGGAGAGATGTCACTCGGTGACGGGATGACGCCAGACGATGATCTCCCAGCGACGGCCGATACGTCGACAGCGACGACCGACGGTGGCGTCACCCTCGAGCACAACGAGGACGAAATGGAGCCACAGACGCCGTGGCAGTGGCGTCTCGTCACCGAAGAACGAGACATCATCGCAGCGAGCAACGAGCGACACATGGGCACGGAGACGGCAAAAGATGCGATCCAGCGCATGCGCGAGCAGGCTCGCGAAGCGGATCTCATCGAGTTCGAAAACGCAGCGTTTCAGGTCTACGAAGCCGACGACAGTGAGTGGCGCTGGCGGCTGATCGACGAGGATGGCAACGTCCTCGCAGACAGCGGTGAAGAGCACACGAGCCGCGGCGAGGCCGCCGAGGCCATGATGACGCTTAAAGAGCAGGCACCCGACGCCGAACTGCTCGAGATCGAAACCGCCGCGTTCGAACTGTTCGTCAACGATGACGACGAGTGGGGATGGCGGCTCATCGACGAGGGCGGAAAGCTCGTCGCCGAAGACCCGACAACCCATCCAACTCGCAGCGCCGCGCGAGACGCGATGAACCGACTGCTCGAGCACCTTGAGTCCGATGTACGGACGATGGACGACGCCATCTTCCAGCTTTCTGCGGCAGAGGACTGGCACTGGCGATTCGTCTTGCCGTCGGGACAGACCGTTGCCGTCGACGACGAACCACATCCAACTCGAGACGAACTCACCGAGCGAGTTCCGGAGATCAAGAAGGCTGCAGCAACGGCACGTGGCTGTACGATTGGCGACGTAACCGCCCAGCTCTACGAAAACAGTGGCTGGCACTGGCGCGTCCTCGACCGCGACCGCGAGGAAATCGCCGACTCGAGCGTCTCCTACGACACGCGTGAAGACGCTCGCGAACGCGTCGCAGCGTTGACTGACCACGCGGAATCGGCACCGATCTTCACAATTGAAGACACTGTCGTCCAACTCGAGCAGGGTGGTGACACCGAGGATGGCTGGCGCTGGAATCTCATCACTGCTGACCGCGAGGTTGTCGCTGGCTCGGCTGACACCGAGGCGACCAAAGACGACCTCTATACGGTTGTCGAGGAGGTCCGCCAACTCGCGCCGATGGCCGGCCGTGTCGACTTCGACGTGGCGTCGTTCGAACTCGTTTCCGACGAGGACGACCGCTGGCAGTGGCGCTTGCTCGATGCTGATGGCCGCGCGGTCGCAACCGGCACAGAGTCGTACGAGTCGAACGACCGAGCCCGCGAGGCACTCGAGAACGTCCGTGAACTGATCGACTCCGCGAGCATCCTCGAGATCGATAGCGTCTCCTTCGAGTTGCATACGGCCGAGGATGGCTGGGTCTGGCAACTCATCGATGAGTACGGCTCGACGATGGCCGAAAGTACGCAGACCTACGAGAGCCGAACGGACGCTCGCGAGGCAATGAACGACGTCAAGAGCCACGCGCCGGACGGCTGGATCACCTTCACTGAGTAA
- a CDS encoding ABC transporter substrate-binding protein, producing MGENNTHVGRRTVLRGAGGGLVVLTGLGSVGGASAQEAITVTAVWTDDEEEDFLEVVDYAENETGLEISYAPRDTETLLTETLMDYEVGVATADIVVLPTEGRVRLDGAAGHLEPLGDLWDEDDYTTDYSAVEVDGEVYAAPFGGDIKPGFWYRPSFFDEHDLEEPEDYDEFLDLLDEIDDIDGVEAPLASGNGDGWPLSDVAEAFILRQEDGAELQVDLIEGDASFTDDRVVTAFEELQELLEEGYFSEVRDFGVQYEFFWENEIPLYFMGSWTPAFGAIEDPEDLDYFMLPGSEAMVTSINWFTVPAYAPDVDAATEAVEAIISPDGQEVWTELGGFVPTALDVPDDAFDLEVMQDISEQADDVELVPDLDDALGDPFQAEFWSQLLGLWAEPEQDIEPMLESLDDVLQETVDEDDEA from the coding sequence ATGGGCGAGAATAACACTCATGTCGGCCGACGAACGGTCCTTCGAGGAGCAGGTGGCGGACTCGTCGTACTAACAGGTCTGGGAAGCGTCGGCGGGGCGAGCGCACAGGAAGCGATCACCGTGACCGCGGTCTGGACCGACGACGAGGAAGAAGACTTCCTCGAGGTCGTCGACTATGCCGAAAATGAAACCGGCCTCGAGATTTCGTATGCGCCTCGAGACACTGAAACACTCCTGACGGAGACGCTCATGGACTACGAAGTCGGCGTTGCAACCGCCGATATTGTCGTCTTGCCAACCGAAGGGCGTGTTCGACTGGATGGAGCCGCAGGCCACCTCGAGCCACTGGGTGACCTCTGGGACGAAGACGACTACACGACTGACTACAGCGCGGTCGAAGTCGACGGCGAGGTGTACGCAGCCCCCTTCGGCGGGGACATCAAACCCGGCTTCTGGTACCGCCCGTCGTTTTTCGACGAACACGATCTCGAGGAACCCGAGGACTACGACGAGTTTCTCGACTTGCTCGACGAGATCGACGACATCGATGGCGTCGAAGCGCCCCTTGCATCGGGCAACGGCGACGGCTGGCCATTGAGCGACGTGGCAGAGGCGTTCATCCTTCGGCAAGAAGACGGTGCCGAGTTACAGGTTGATCTCATCGAGGGCGATGCCTCGTTTACCGACGACCGCGTCGTCACCGCCTTCGAGGAGTTACAGGAACTGCTCGAGGAGGGGTACTTCAGTGAGGTTCGGGACTTTGGCGTCCAGTACGAGTTCTTCTGGGAAAACGAGATTCCGCTGTACTTTATGGGCTCGTGGACGCCAGCGTTTGGCGCGATTGAGGATCCGGAGGACTTAGACTACTTCATGCTGCCTGGCTCGGAGGCGATGGTGACGAGTATCAACTGGTTCACTGTGCCTGCCTACGCACCCGACGTTGACGCCGCGACTGAGGCCGTCGAGGCGATCATCTCACCCGACGGGCAGGAAGTCTGGACCGAGCTCGGCGGGTTCGTCCCCACCGCGCTCGACGTGCCCGACGATGCCTTCGACCTCGAGGTCATGCAAGACATCTCCGAGCAAGCAGACGACGTTGAACTCGTGCCCGACTTAGATGACGCACTCGGTGATCCGTTCCAGGCGGAGTTCTGGTCGCAACTGCTCGGCCTCTGGGCGGAACCCGAACAGGACATCGAGCCGATGCTCGAGTCGCTTGACGACGTGTTACAGGAAACCGTCGACGAGGACGACGAGGCCTAA
- a CDS encoding AAA family ATPase: MNDLTPALLTDASALVPGSTAFLAVVLMAGTVAVALRTVSWAVAAQADRLFLGAAYVVGVGGFVATGDAALVFAPPALTLAWQFVGRHTDGGTQTRQIQGAPGDGDSSHARDDSEDETGTALAGDDLETEPPGHDFSDVGGMMELKETLHDRVIDPLTREDVYDYYGIGAVNGVLFHGPPGCGKTFVASALAAETDYNYLEVTPSDITSKYIGEAADNVATLFETARENEPCLVFIDEIDAIAGDRSGRMANSEQQMVNQLLTELESQTDADIVVFAATNYVDDVDDAILRSGRFDERIEIPPPDRRARLEMLRLELADAPVSEEVSLEAIAEATAGYASSDVTLVADVAIRHAIGDESPVEQGHLQQAVSEIDTSIAGWLDRYEDHFGEELGRSSADEPVALDSLPGMEDIGAELERRVLEPVRNPDGYERYEVPAVDGVLLYGPPDAGKTSLAQSLAAELDRPIVELSTARFHQEGVDEPADRAAEIIEDARSLAPCVLMLDDLDELAPTSGGSRATRRVTTRLETLLPTLGDDVLVVATTRSVDGVNIDVLHAGTFDERIEVPPPDGTTRAAILAKSLPDGFLAADIDLETVAEATAGFSIRDVRHLAGRVAREALRREEQITTDRLIAEADGVEATLAGWHESASQRGEMGLTEIPDVIERQR, translated from the coding sequence ATGAATGATTTGACACCGGCGCTGCTCACCGACGCGAGTGCGCTCGTTCCCGGCTCGACCGCATTTCTTGCAGTCGTGCTGATGGCCGGAACGGTCGCGGTCGCGCTCCGAACGGTCTCGTGGGCGGTCGCCGCACAGGCGGATCGGCTATTTCTGGGTGCTGCGTACGTCGTTGGCGTCGGCGGGTTCGTCGCGACCGGCGACGCCGCACTCGTGTTCGCGCCGCCAGCGCTGACGCTGGCCTGGCAGTTCGTCGGCCGGCACACGGACGGGGGGACACAAACGCGCCAGATACAGGGAGCACCGGGCGATGGCGACTCGTCGCACGCTCGAGACGACAGCGAGGACGAAACTGGAACCGCACTCGCGGGCGACGACCTCGAGACAGAGCCACCGGGCCACGACTTCTCGGACGTCGGCGGAATGATGGAGTTAAAAGAGACACTTCACGACCGGGTGATCGACCCATTGACGCGCGAGGACGTCTATGACTACTACGGGATTGGGGCGGTCAACGGCGTGCTCTTTCATGGCCCACCGGGCTGTGGGAAGACGTTCGTCGCGAGCGCGCTCGCGGCTGAAACGGACTACAACTACCTCGAGGTGACGCCCTCGGATATCACGAGCAAGTACATCGGCGAGGCCGCAGACAACGTCGCGACACTGTTCGAGACAGCCCGCGAGAACGAGCCCTGTCTCGTCTTTATCGACGAAATCGACGCCATCGCGGGCGACCGTTCGGGGCGGATGGCAAACAGCGAACAGCAGATGGTCAACCAACTTCTGACCGAACTCGAGTCCCAAACCGACGCCGACATTGTCGTCTTCGCGGCGACGAACTACGTCGACGATGTTGACGACGCCATCTTGCGATCTGGCCGGTTCGACGAGCGCATCGAGATCCCGCCGCCGGACCGACGGGCACGTCTCGAGATGCTCCGACTCGAACTCGCCGATGCGCCGGTTTCCGAGGAGGTAAGTCTCGAGGCAATTGCCGAGGCGACTGCGGGCTACGCCTCGAGCGATGTTACGCTCGTCGCGGATGTCGCAATCAGACACGCAATCGGCGACGAATCGCCGGTGGAACAGGGCCACCTCCAGCAGGCCGTCTCAGAGATTGACACCAGCATCGCGGGCTGGCTGGATCGCTACGAAGATCACTTCGGCGAAGAACTGGGCCGGTCGTCTGCCGATGAGCCGGTTGCGCTCGATTCCTTACCCGGGATGGAGGATATCGGGGCCGAACTTGAGCGGCGGGTTCTCGAGCCGGTTCGAAATCCCGACGGCTACGAACGGTACGAGGTGCCTGCGGTCGATGGCGTTCTGCTGTACGGCCCGCCCGATGCAGGGAAAACGTCGCTTGCACAGTCGCTCGCGGCAGAACTGGATCGGCCAATCGTCGAACTGAGTACGGCCCGATTCCATCAGGAGGGCGTCGACGAGCCGGCAGACCGCGCAGCCGAGATCATCGAAGATGCACGGTCGCTCGCCCCGTGTGTGCTCATGCTGGATGACCTCGACGAACTCGCTCCTACCTCAGGCGGTTCGAGAGCGACCAGACGAGTTACGACGCGCCTCGAGACGCTGTTACCGACACTCGGCGACGATGTGCTCGTCGTCGCAACGACGCGCAGCGTGGATGGCGTCAACATCGACGTGCTCCATGCGGGGACGTTCGACGAGCGCATCGAGGTCCCACCGCCAGACGGGACGACACGAGCGGCGATTCTCGCCAAGTCGCTGCCGGACGGTTTTTTGGCGGCAGATATCGACCTCGAGACAGTGGCCGAGGCGACGGCGGGCTTTAGCATTCGAGATGTTCGCCATCTCGCCGGACGGGTCGCTCGCGAGGCGCTTCGACGGGAAGAACAGATCACAACCGACAGACTCATTGCAGAGGCAGACGGTGTCGAGGCGACGCTTGCTGGCTGGCACGAGTCCGCTTCCCAGCGCGGCGAGATGGGGTTGACCGAGATCCCCGACGTGATCGAACGCCAGCGCTGA
- the aspS gene encoding aspartate--tRNA(Asn) ligase codes for MQDRTYTADAEPGDDATVAGWVHEIRDLGGIAFLILRDTTGKIQVKFEKDEMDEDLVETGLGVSRESVVKVSGAVEEEPRAPTGVEVTPESLEVVAPADPELPLDPSGKVDAELSTRLDNRTLDLRKDEVQTVFEIRSDVLSAVRDQFRDFECTEINTPKIVATGTEGGTELFPITYFGEEAFMNQSPQLFKQLIAGSGVERVFEIGPIFRAEEHNTPRHLNEATSIDFEGAFCDHTDAMDVAEGVVKSAYEAVEEQYGDVLEDLDLAEDFEVPEGDFPRISYEEALERINATGELDEQLVWGDDLSTPAEEALGQDVGGHYFITDWPSEIKPFYIKDHDDDPDLSTGFDLMHPRMELVSGGQREHRHEKLIEGFEQQGLDPSEFEYYTKMFKYGMPPHAGFGLGGERLIMTILGLSNIREAVLFPRDRQRLSP; via the coding sequence ATGCAGGATAGAACCTACACTGCGGACGCCGAGCCAGGCGACGACGCAACCGTCGCTGGGTGGGTCCACGAGATCCGCGACCTCGGCGGCATCGCCTTTCTGATTCTCCGCGATACGACCGGGAAAATCCAGGTCAAATTCGAGAAAGACGAGATGGACGAGGACTTAGTCGAGACCGGCCTCGGCGTCTCTCGTGAAAGCGTCGTCAAAGTCTCCGGCGCTGTCGAAGAAGAACCGCGCGCGCCGACCGGCGTCGAAGTGACTCCCGAGTCGCTCGAGGTCGTCGCACCCGCTGACCCCGAACTGCCACTCGACCCCTCCGGAAAGGTCGACGCCGAACTCTCGACGCGACTGGACAACCGCACGCTCGACCTCCGCAAGGACGAGGTCCAGACGGTCTTCGAAATCCGTTCGGACGTCCTGAGCGCCGTTCGCGACCAGTTCCGTGACTTCGAGTGTACGGAGATCAACACGCCGAAAATCGTCGCCACGGGTACCGAGGGCGGTACGGAACTGTTCCCAATCACGTACTTCGGCGAAGAGGCGTTCATGAACCAGTCGCCACAGCTGTTCAAACAGCTCATCGCCGGCTCGGGCGTCGAACGCGTCTTCGAAATCGGCCCGATCTTCCGCGCGGAAGAACACAACACGCCGCGACACCTGAACGAGGCAACCTCGATCGACTTCGAGGGCGCGTTCTGTGACCACACTGACGCGATGGACGTCGCCGAAGGCGTCGTCAAATCCGCCTACGAAGCCGTCGAGGAGCAGTACGGTGACGTACTCGAGGACCTCGACCTCGCCGAGGACTTCGAAGTGCCAGAAGGCGACTTCCCACGCATTTCCTACGAGGAGGCCCTCGAGCGCATCAACGCGACGGGCGAACTCGACGAGCAACTCGTTTGGGGCGACGACCTCTCGACGCCAGCCGAGGAGGCGCTCGGACAGGACGTCGGCGGCCACTACTTCATCACGGACTGGCCAAGTGAGATCAAGCCGTTCTACATCAAGGACCACGACGACGATCCCGACCTCTCGACCGGGTTCGACCTGATGCACCCGCGCATGGAACTGGTCTCCGGTGGCCAGCGTGAACACCGCCACGAGAAGCTTATCGAAGGCTTTGAACAGCAAGGTCTCGATCCAAGCGAGTTCGAGTACTACACGAAGATGTTCAAGTACGGCATGCCGCCTCACGCCGGCTTCGGCCTCGGTGGCGAGCGCCTCATCATGACGATTCTTGGATTGAGCAACATCCGAGAGGCTGTGTTGTTCCCACGAGATCGCCAGCGTTTGTCGCCATAG
- a CDS encoding pantoate kinase produces MRDEATAFVPGHITGFFSAHPADDPTKAGSRGAGLTLTDGVTVTVEPAAETTIVLDGEELEIEPVQTVLETLEATAHVEAESDLPLGAGFGVSGAMALGTALATNRVFERTLSTNELVTIAHGAEVQAGTGLGDVVAQAHGGIPIRLEPGGPHENVLDSIPARARVEYVTFGELSTADVLSGDTEQLTAAGKEALSRVVKEPTLLSLMYASRLFAREAELVTEQVARTIGDVTDVNGHASMAMLGETVFALGTGLSDAGYDPNVCATHPAGAMLQ; encoded by the coding sequence ATGCGCGATGAGGCGACTGCGTTCGTTCCTGGCCACATTACGGGCTTTTTTAGCGCCCATCCGGCCGACGATCCGACGAAAGCGGGCTCTCGAGGAGCCGGACTCACACTCACCGACGGCGTTACCGTGACGGTTGAACCGGCCGCAGAAACGACGATTGTTCTCGACGGTGAGGAACTCGAGATCGAACCCGTCCAGACCGTCCTCGAGACGCTCGAGGCGACGGCCCACGTCGAAGCGGAGTCAGACCTGCCGCTCGGGGCAGGATTCGGCGTGTCGGGGGCGATGGCGCTCGGTACCGCACTCGCGACGAACCGGGTATTCGAGCGCACCCTCTCGACGAACGAACTCGTGACGATTGCACACGGCGCGGAGGTACAGGCTGGGACCGGTCTGGGCGATGTCGTCGCCCAGGCTCACGGCGGCATTCCGATCCGCCTCGAGCCTGGCGGCCCTCACGAGAACGTATTGGATTCGATTCCGGCTCGCGCCCGCGTCGAGTACGTTACCTTCGGCGAACTTTCGACGGCCGACGTGCTTTCGGGCGACACAGAGCAGTTGACTGCTGCCGGCAAAGAAGCGCTGTCTCGAGTGGTCAAAGAGCCGACGCTGCTGTCGTTGATGTATGCATCCCGACTATTCGCGCGGGAGGCTGAATTAGTGACTGAGCAGGTTGCCAGAACGATCGGAGATGTTACGGATGTCAACGGGCACGCGTCGATGGCGATGCTCGGCGAGACGGTGTTCGCGCTGGGGACTGGACTCTCAGATGCAGGCTACGACCCGAACGTCTGTGCGACGCATCCCGCTGGAGCCATGTTGCAGTAA
- a CDS encoding carbohydrate ABC transporter permease produces the protein MSNDDPLEPTGTGPHADTAGTDRYLRVEDIPETAPAADLTWQERLADAIPTKRRALKYVLAIAIALLWIVPFIGLLMASFRPLSEIIGGWWHVEGMTLTLENYYGAWNYSTAPMSQALLNTFIVTIPAVLVVMLLGVMAAYPFARFEFPLKTTLFFLILLVMAAPPELVAMGNYNALREFGLFDTYMGLILIHIGWGLGWVVLFLRNFLLSIPTELEEAARIDGASRYQIFRTIILPLSTPALVSVAVIQFTWVWNAFFFPLVFMRSPELYLAPQVLPLMSGRVQVEWGMIAAGSIMTMAVPVILFLVLQRYYTRGMVAAVAD, from the coding sequence ATGAGTAACGACGACCCACTCGAGCCGACTGGCACCGGCCCACACGCAGACACGGCAGGCACAGACCGCTATCTACGCGTCGAGGACATCCCCGAGACGGCTCCAGCAGCGGATCTCACCTGGCAGGAGCGACTCGCTGATGCCATCCCGACGAAACGACGCGCGCTCAAATACGTGCTCGCCATCGCGATTGCACTCCTCTGGATCGTTCCCTTTATCGGCTTACTCATGGCCTCGTTCCGGCCGCTCTCGGAGATCATCGGCGGCTGGTGGCACGTCGAGGGGATGACGCTCACGCTCGAGAACTACTACGGCGCGTGGAACTACAGCACGGCACCGATGAGTCAGGCGCTGCTCAACACGTTCATCGTGACGATTCCAGCCGTGTTAGTTGTCATGCTGCTCGGCGTAATGGCCGCCTATCCGTTCGCTCGCTTCGAGTTCCCGCTGAAGACGACGCTGTTCTTCCTGATCTTGCTCGTGATGGCCGCGCCGCCAGAACTCGTTGCGATGGGCAACTACAACGCCCTACGCGAGTTTGGCCTGTTCGACACCTACATGGGGCTGATCCTGATCCACATCGGCTGGGGCCTTGGCTGGGTCGTGCTGTTCTTGCGCAACTTCCTGCTTAGCATTCCGACAGAACTCGAGGAGGCTGCGCGAATCGACGGTGCCTCACGCTACCAGATTTTCCGGACGATCATCCTGCCGCTGTCGACGCCGGCGCTGGTGTCGGTGGCGGTGATCCAGTTCACGTGGGTCTGGAACGCCTTCTTCTTCCCGTTGGTGTTCATGCGCTCGCCCGAACTGTACCTCGCGCCGCAGGTGCTCCCGCTGATGAGCGGGCGCGTGCAGGTCGAGTGGGGGATGATCGCGGCCGGCTCGATTATGACGATGGCAGTGCCCGTGATCCTGTTCCTCGTGCTCCAGCGGTACTACACGCGCGGAATGGTGGCTGCCGTGGCGGATTGA
- a CDS encoding universal stress protein, protein MTTRVLVPMDGSEPAETALEHAFEFHPDAAVTVLHVVELEGSTLSVGDGLGFDSDVQQDMESQADEVFDRAREIASEASYEAALETKTGVGDPTRSIIDAADDVDIIVIGSQGRHGAARLLLGSVAETVARRAPVPVTVVR, encoded by the coding sequence ATGACTACGCGAGTACTCGTTCCGATGGATGGCTCGGAACCGGCCGAAACCGCCCTCGAGCATGCCTTTGAATTCCACCCTGACGCTGCGGTGACGGTGTTACATGTCGTCGAACTCGAGGGCTCGACACTGTCGGTCGGTGACGGCCTCGGGTTTGACAGCGACGTCCAGCAGGATATGGAGAGCCAGGCCGATGAGGTGTTTGATAGAGCACGAGAGATTGCAAGTGAGGCGAGCTACGAGGCGGCACTCGAGACGAAAACGGGCGTTGGCGATCCGACGCGGTCGATCATCGATGCCGCGGATGACGTCGATATCATCGTTATCGGCAGTCAGGGCCGACACGGCGCAGCGCGGTTGCTACTCGGCAGCGTCGCCGAGACGGTCGCTCGGCGCGCGCCGGTGCCCGTGACGGTTGTCCGGTAA